In the Endozoicomonas sp. SCSIO W0465 genome, CCTTAATGCTGTGATCGTTCTCAGATCTGTCTATTTTTTTGCAATGTGATATATTGTGTACATAATCACACAATACAGGCTGCAGCATGACAACCACAATGACGGTCAGGCTAGAAGAACATTTGAAACAACGTTTGGATAAACTGGCCGAAGCTACACACCGGTCCAAGTCATTTCTGGCTGCCGAGGCCATAAGGGAATTTGTCGAACTGAATGAATGGCAGGTTGCTCAATTGCAACAATCCATCAGGGAAGCTGATGATGGAGATTTTGCCACGGATCAGGAAGTGAAAGAGGTCATGGGGCGCTGGGGCGTTAATAGTGGAAATTAAGTGGCTGAAAACGGCACTGGCAAATCTGGATCATGAAGCAAAATACATCGCCAGGGAAAGCCCGCAGGCAGCCCGGCAAATGGTTCAGCGAATTCATAGAGCCGTTATGCAATTGGCTGATAACCCTTCTGCCGGTCGGCCCGGTCGCATTGCAGGCATTCGTGAACTGGTGATAGCTGATACCCGTTACATCATTCCTTATCGGGTTAAACCAACACAACAGCGAATAGAGATTTTACGGGTGGTAACTATTCAGCACTG is a window encoding:
- a CDS encoding type II toxin-antitoxin system RelE/ParE family toxin; the protein is MEIKWLKTALANLDHEAKYIARESPQAARQMVQRIHRAVMQLADNPSAGRPGRIAGIRELVIADTRYIIPYRVKPTQQRIEILRVVTIQH
- a CDS encoding CopG family ribbon-helix-helix protein, with product MTTTMTVRLEEHLKQRLDKLAEATHRSKSFLAAEAIREFVELNEWQVAQLQQSIREADDGDFATDQEVKEVMGRWGVNSGN